The window CGCTGTTAACGCCAAGCTTGTTCCTTTTGGGGCCGTCCAACAGGGGGCGCCAGTTCTCTCCGCGCTCCCGCGTGGCTGGCCCCTGATGGTCCTAGACCTCAAGGATTGCTTCTTTTCTATTCCTCTTGCGGAACAAGATCGCGAAGCTTTTGCATTTACGCTCCCCTCTGTGAATAACCAGGCCCCCGCTCGAAGATTCCAATGGAAGGTCTTGCCCCAAGGGATGACCTGTTCTCCCACTATCTGTCAGTTGGTAGTGGGTCAGGTACTTGAGCCCTTGCGACTCAAGCACCCATCTCTGTGCATGTTGCATTATATGGATGATCTTTTGCTAGCCGCCTCAAGTCATGATGGGTTGGAAGCGGCAGGGGAGGAGGTTATCAGTACATTGGAAAGAGCCGGGTTCACCATTTCGCCTGATAAGATCCAGAGGGAGCCCGGAGTACAATATCTTGGGTACAAGTTAGGCAGTACGTATGTAGCACCCGTAGGCTTGGTAGCAGAACCCAGGATAGCCACCTTGTGGGATGTTCAAAAGCTGGTGGGGTCACTTCAGTGGCTTCGCCCAGCGTTAGGAATCCCGCCACGACTGATGGGCCCCTTTTATGAGCAGTTACGAGGGTCAGATCCTAACGAGGCGAGGGAATGGAATCTAGACATGAAAATGGCCTGGAGAGAGATCGTACAGCTCAGCACCACTGCTGCCTTGGAACGATGGGACCCTGCCCTGCCTCTGGAAGGAGCGGTCGCTAGATGTGAACAGGGGGCAATAGGGGTCCTGGGACAGGGACTGTCCACACACCCAAGGCCATGTTTGTGGTTATTCTCCACCCAACCCACCAAGGCGTTTACTGCTTGGTTAGAAGTGCTCACCCTTTTGATTACTAAGCTACGCGCTTCGGCAGTGCGAACCTTTGGCAAGGAGGTTGATATCCTCCTGTTGCCTGCATGCTTTCGGGAGGACCTTCCGCTCCCGGAGGGGATCCTGTTAGCCCTTAGGGGGTTTGCAGGAAAAATCAGGAGTAGTGACACGCCATCTATTTTTGACATTGCGCGTCCACTGCATGTTTCTCTGAAAGTGAGGGTTACCGACCACCCTGTACCGGGACCCACTGTCTTTACCGACGCCTCCTCAAGCACCCATAAGGGGGTGGTAGTCTGGAGGGAGGGCCCAAGGTGGGAGATAAAAGAAATAGCTGATTTGGGGGCAAGTGTACAACAACTGGAAGCACGCGCTGTGGCCATGGCACTTCTGCTGTGGCCGACAACGCCCACTAATGTAGTGACTGACTCCGCGTTTGTTGCGAAAATGTTACTCAAGATGGGACAGGAGGGAGTCCCGTCTACAGCGGCGGCTTTCATTTTAGAGGATGCGTTAAGCCAAAGGTCAGCCATGGCCGCCGTTCTCCACGTGCGGAGTCATTCTGAAGTGCCAGGGTttttcacagaaggaaatgaCGTGGCAGATAGCCAAGCCACCTTTCAAGCGTATCCCTTGAGAGAGGCTAAAGATCTTCATACTGCTCTCCATATTGGACCCCGCGCGCTATCCAAAGCGTGTAATATATCTATGCAGCAGGCTAGGGAGGTTGTTCAGACCTGCCCGCATTGTAATTCAGCCCCTGCGTTGGAGGCCGGGGTAAACCCTAGGGGTTTGGGACCCCTACAGATATGGCAGACAGACTTTACGCTTGAGCCTAGAATGGCCCCCCGTTCCTGGCTCGCTGTTACTGTGGATACCGCCTCATCGGCGATAGTCGTAACTCAGCATGGCCGTGTCACATCGGTTGCTGCACAACATCATTGGGCCACGGCTATCGCCGTTTTGGGAAGACCAAAGGCCATAAAAACAGATAACGGGTCCTGCTTCACGTCTAAATCCACGCGAGAGTGGCTCGCGAGATGGGGGATAGCACACACCACCGGGATTCCGGGTAATTCCCAGGGTCAAGCTATGGTAGAGCGGGCCAACCGGCTCCTGAAAGATAAGATCCGTGTGCTTGCGGAGGGGGACGGCTTTATGAAAAGAATCCCCACCAGCAAACAGGGGGAACTACTAGCCAAGGCAATGTATG of the Gallus gallus isolate bGalGal1 chromosome 1, bGalGal1.mat.broiler.GRCg7b, whole genome shotgun sequence genome contains:
- the LOC107052718 gene encoding LOW QUALITY PROTEIN: uncharacterized protein LOC107052718 (The sequence of the model RefSeq protein was modified relative to this genomic sequence to represent the inferred CDS: deleted 1 base in 1 codon): MEARPHASCSFWGRPTGGAVLSALPRGWPLMVLDLKDCFFSIPLAEQDREAFAFTLPSVNNQAPARRFQWKVLPQGMTCSPTICQLVVGQVLEPLRLKHPSLCMLHYMDDLLLAASSHDGLEAAGEEVISTLERAGFTISPDKIQREPGVQYLGYKLGSTYVAPVGLVAEPRIATLWDVQKLVGSLQWLRPALGIPPRLMGPFYEQLRGSDPNEAREWNLDMKMAWREIVQLSTTAALERWDPALPLEGAVARCEQGAIGVLGQGLSTHPRPCLWLFSTQPTKAFTAWLEVLTLLITKLRASAVRTFGKEVDILLLPACFREDLPLPEGILLALRGFAGKIRSSDTPSIFDIARPLHVSLKVRVTDHPVPGPTVFTDASSSTHKGVVVWREGPRWEIKEIADLGASVQQLEARAVAMALLLWPTTPTNVVTDSAFVAKMLLKMGQEGVPSTAAAFILEDALSQRSAMAAVLHVRSHSEVPGFFTEGNDVADSQATFQAYPLREAKDLHTALHIGPRALSKACNISMQQAREVVQTCPHCNSAPALEAGVNPRGLGPLQIWQTDFTLEPRMAPRSWLAVTVDTASSAIVVTQHGRVTSVAAQHHWATAIAVLGRPKAIKTDNGSCFTSKSTREWLARWGIAHTTGIPGNSQGQAMVERANRLLKDKIRVLAEGDGFMKRIPTSKQGELLAKAMYALNHFERGENTKTPIQKHWRPTVLTEGPPVKIRIETGEWEKGWNVLVWGRGYAAVKNRDTDKVIWVPSRKVKPDITQKDEVTKKDEASPLFAGISDWIPWGDKQEGLQGETASNKQERPGEDTLAANES